One genomic window of Prochlorococcus marinus str. NATL2A includes the following:
- a CDS encoding efflux RND transporter periplasmic adaptor subunit has protein sequence MIWKKFKKKKFIGLIALSVISVGGISFKLSQDNSSNKDITEFTIAAERGSLPGLITASGELKANKSVNVSPKRQGILDEIFVEEGDQVKKGDLIAKMDFGDLEFRIDEIKANYETQKASFKRREMLFNEGAISAEEYEEYKNKFLKSKARFKQLEVEENEISIRAPFRGVITSRYAVPGAFVTPTTSASSSREGGATSSSIVKLSQGLEIVAKVPESDIGRIKTGQDASIRVDAFPDKRFKAVVSKISPSAIKNNNVTSFEVTLLLENRPEDLRLGMTSDINFQTGATKISTLIPTVAIVTEEGKTGVLIVGNNNQPEFKKVELGTSSGSKTAIISGLEPGEKVFIDLPSWAKKRER, from the coding sequence ATGATTTGGAAAAAATTTAAAAAGAAAAAATTTATAGGCCTTATTGCACTTTCGGTCATAAGTGTTGGCGGAATTAGTTTTAAACTTTCACAAGACAACTCATCGAATAAAGACATAACTGAATTTACAATTGCTGCTGAGAGAGGCAGTTTGCCTGGTTTGATAACAGCAAGTGGTGAATTAAAAGCAAATAAAAGTGTAAATGTAAGCCCAAAAAGACAGGGAATACTTGACGAAATTTTCGTTGAGGAAGGAGATCAGGTTAAGAAAGGTGATTTAATTGCGAAAATGGATTTTGGAGATTTGGAATTTAGAATTGACGAGATAAAAGCTAATTATGAGACTCAAAAAGCAAGCTTTAAAAGAAGGGAGATGCTTTTTAATGAAGGAGCCATAAGTGCTGAAGAGTATGAAGAATATAAAAATAAATTTTTAAAAAGCAAAGCCAGATTCAAACAACTAGAAGTAGAAGAGAATGAAATAAGCATTAGAGCCCCATTTAGAGGAGTAATAACCAGCAGATACGCAGTACCAGGGGCATTCGTAACTCCTACGACCTCTGCTTCTTCCTCAAGAGAGGGTGGGGCCACAAGTTCATCAATAGTCAAACTTTCTCAAGGCCTTGAAATAGTCGCGAAAGTTCCTGAGAGTGATATTGGAAGAATAAAAACAGGGCAGGACGCAAGTATTAGAGTAGATGCTTTTCCTGATAAGCGTTTTAAAGCGGTTGTCTCCAAAATCTCTCCAAGTGCGATCAAGAATAACAACGTAACTTCATTTGAAGTTACGTTGTTATTGGAAAATAGACCTGAAGATTTACGCCTTGGCATGACATCTGATATAAACTTTCAAACTGGAGCGACCAAAATCAGCACGCTTATTCCAACAGTCGCAATTGTCACAGAAGAAGGGAAAACTGGGGTTCTAATAGTCGGGAATAACAATCAACCAGAGTTTAAAAAAGTTGAATTAGGTACAAGCAGTGGCAGTAAGACTGCAATAATATCTGGATTAGAACCGGGAGAGAAAGTTTTTATTGATCTTCCTTCTTGGGCTAAAAAAAGAGAGCGTTAA
- the ychF gene encoding redox-regulated ATPase YchF, which produces MLKAGIVGLPNVGKSTLFNALVANAQAQAANFPFCTIEPNVGSVSVPDQRLNLLGELSNSKQIIPTRMEFVDIAGLVKGASKGEGLGNKFLANIREVDAIVHVIRCFSDDDVIHVSGSVDPSRDIEIINLELALSDLNQIEKRRTRLKKQISTSKDAKLEDDVLEKLSEALENENAVRSVSLTNEEKKLIKPLGLLTEKPIIYATNLGEDELAKGNSFSEEVNTLATKEGSECVKISAQVEAELIELGEEERDDYLNGLGVEEGGLISLIKATYRLLGLSTYFTTGEKETKAWTISDGMTAPQAAGVIHTDFEKGFIRAQTISYKKLLEAGSLVEAKNKGWLRSEGKEYIVNEGDVMEFLFNV; this is translated from the coding sequence ATGCTTAAGGCCGGAATTGTTGGACTCCCTAATGTTGGAAAGTCCACTTTGTTCAATGCTCTTGTTGCGAATGCTCAAGCTCAAGCAGCAAACTTTCCTTTTTGTACGATTGAACCGAATGTAGGCTCTGTTTCAGTCCCTGATCAACGTTTGAATTTGCTTGGCGAACTTAGTAATAGTAAGCAAATTATTCCAACGAGAATGGAGTTTGTTGATATTGCTGGTCTTGTTAAGGGAGCAAGTAAAGGGGAGGGATTGGGTAACAAATTTTTAGCAAATATAAGGGAGGTGGATGCAATCGTTCATGTGATTAGGTGTTTTAGTGATGATGATGTTATTCATGTTTCTGGATCAGTAGACCCATCAAGAGATATTGAGATAATAAATTTAGAATTAGCATTGTCTGATTTAAATCAGATAGAAAAACGTAGAACTCGACTAAAAAAACAAATAAGTACTAGTAAGGACGCAAAGTTAGAAGATGATGTATTAGAAAAATTAAGCGAGGCCTTAGAAAATGAAAATGCAGTTAGGAGTGTTTCATTAACTAATGAAGAAAAAAAATTAATTAAACCATTAGGCTTATTAACTGAAAAACCAATTATCTATGCAACCAATCTTGGTGAAGATGAACTTGCGAAAGGTAATTCCTTTTCAGAAGAAGTAAATACACTTGCAACGAAAGAAGGCTCTGAATGTGTGAAGATTTCAGCGCAAGTTGAGGCTGAGTTGATTGAATTGGGGGAGGAGGAAAGAGATGATTATTTAAATGGTTTAGGAGTTGAAGAAGGAGGCTTAATTAGTCTTATTAAAGCTACATATCGATTGCTGGGCTTAAGCACTTATTTCACCACTGGAGAAAAAGAAACTAAAGCTTGGACTATTTCTGATGGGATGACAGCTCCTCAAGCTGCTGGGGTAATACATACAGATTTTGAAAAGGGATTTATTCGAGCTCAAACAATCTCATACAAAAAACTACTAGAAGCAGGATCTTTAGTAGAAGCTAAAAACAAAGGTTGGCTAAGAAGTGAAGGCAAAGAATATATAGTGAATGAAGGAGACGTAATGGAGTTTTTATTCAACGTATAA
- a CDS encoding alpha/beta fold hydrolase, with protein sequence MVAKDNLKREELLSDLGLQPFKERIPWIGPDLQTLRDTFASDELPYANSSEIRINVPPLKSRKTGGGSLVAYLDKPPITSSLNGLVLLLHGLGGSSRRRGLTRMASALVQSNFAVLKLNLRGSDPCRNYVDGTYAAECNSDLIPVLRRAREISFQLTNEYGCVKNIPLFGAGISLGGTILLNACMGNESLLDGLVCISSPLDLHECSSSIERPRNFIYQKWLLNRLIRQTLEDPFGIEEIERNALVINKKDKKRKINDIRSFDNFITAPRWGYKNVEEYYANASPFFSLIKNEKSLPKTLFIQSKDDPWVPCLAAEKLMEKMKFSNDQKINQFIFTQKGGHNGFHGKEGCWGDQVVCKWFLSLKTI encoded by the coding sequence TTGGTAGCAAAGGATAATTTGAAAAGAGAGGAGTTACTTTCAGACTTAGGACTACAACCATTCAAGGAGCGCATTCCATGGATTGGTCCTGATCTTCAGACACTTAGAGATACCTTCGCTTCAGATGAATTGCCTTATGCCAATTCATCTGAAATTCGTATAAATGTCCCACCTCTTAAGAGTAGAAAAACAGGGGGTGGATCATTAGTTGCATACTTGGATAAACCACCAATTACTTCTAGTCTTAATGGTTTAGTTCTTCTTCTGCATGGACTGGGAGGCTCTTCTCGCAGAAGAGGCTTGACTAGGATGGCCAGTGCTTTGGTGCAGTCAAATTTTGCTGTTTTGAAACTTAATTTGAGAGGTTCAGATCCTTGTAGGAATTATGTCGATGGTACCTATGCTGCAGAGTGCAATAGTGATTTGATTCCTGTTTTAAGACGTGCGAGAGAGATTTCATTTCAATTAACTAATGAGTATGGATGTGTAAAAAATATTCCTCTTTTTGGAGCGGGTATCTCTTTAGGTGGAACTATTCTTTTAAATGCTTGTATGGGTAATGAATCTTTGTTGGATGGATTGGTATGTATAAGTAGTCCTTTGGATTTACATGAATGTAGTTCTTCTATTGAAAGACCGAGAAATTTTATTTATCAAAAATGGTTGTTAAATCGTTTGATTAGACAAACTTTAGAAGATCCTTTTGGGATAGAAGAAATAGAAAGAAATGCATTAGTAATAAATAAAAAAGATAAAAAAAGAAAAATAAATGATATTAGATCTTTTGATAATTTTATAACTGCTCCTAGATGGGGATATAAAAACGTTGAGGAATATTATGCGAACGCATCTCCTTTTTTCTCTCTTATTAAGAATGAAAAATCTCTTCCTAAAACATTATTTATTCAATCTAAAGATGATCCTTGGGTTCCTTGTTTAGCTGCTGAAAAACTAATGGAAAAAATGAAATTTTCGAATGATCAAAAAATCAATCAATTTATTTTTACTCAGAAAGGTGGACACAATGGATTTCATGGCAAGGAAGGATGCTGGGGGGATCAAGTTGTTTGTAAGTGGTTTTTATCTTTGAAAACTATTTAA
- the cysS gene encoding cysteine--tRNA ligase yields the protein MSLKFTNTLSKKKEDFISINPNQVKIYCCGVTVYDLCHLGHARSYLNWDVLRRFLIWKGFEVKFVQNFTDIDDKIINRANKEGCSTDELSERNIDEFHKDMDTLSILRPTSMPRATKCLHQIINFIEELEQKKVAYSSNGDVYFSVDKHKNYGKLSGREIEDQIDNAAGRLKTNQKESKKNSLDFALWKKSNSGEVSYSSPWGNGRPGWHIECSAMVKQELGESIDIHLGGSDLIFPHHENEIAQSEACNGKELAKYWLHNGMVNVGGEKMSKSLGNFTTIRSLLEEDISPMTLRFFVLQTNYRKPLDFTEEALKAASKGWERLNNCLSFGYIYKIKDQSKNEIFLDKPIKKSANTKLDKNSFKLLSDFEKYMDDDLNTSGALSILFELSQPIRKIINFLKEKDINEVDQDELNQVFNKWELLSELAGVLGLKVNLNQEKPKNNPELDTNKIEELIKNRSLAKANKDFLLADKIRADLKNIGIDLIDKPKGVTEWKQLSD from the coding sequence TTGTCCCTAAAATTCACAAACACCTTATCCAAAAAGAAAGAGGATTTTATTTCTATAAATCCTAATCAAGTTAAAATATATTGTTGTGGTGTAACTGTTTATGATCTTTGTCATCTTGGTCATGCCAGAAGTTACCTTAATTGGGATGTATTGAGACGGTTTTTAATTTGGAAAGGTTTTGAAGTTAAATTTGTACAAAACTTCACTGATATTGATGACAAAATTATTAATCGAGCAAATAAAGAAGGATGTTCTACTGATGAATTAAGTGAAAGAAATATTGATGAATTCCACAAAGATATGGATACTCTTTCCATTCTTAGACCAACTAGCATGCCAAGAGCAACAAAATGCCTCCATCAAATTATTAATTTCATAGAAGAATTAGAACAAAAAAAAGTAGCTTATTCATCAAATGGTGATGTTTATTTTTCAGTAGATAAACATAAAAATTATGGGAAACTTAGTGGAAGAGAAATTGAGGATCAGATAGATAATGCAGCAGGGAGATTAAAAACAAATCAAAAAGAAAGTAAAAAGAACTCGCTTGATTTTGCCCTCTGGAAAAAGTCCAACTCAGGTGAGGTTAGTTATTCTTCACCTTGGGGAAACGGCAGGCCAGGTTGGCATATTGAGTGTTCAGCAATGGTTAAACAAGAATTAGGAGAAAGTATTGATATTCACCTTGGTGGATCAGACCTGATATTTCCTCATCATGAGAATGAAATAGCTCAATCTGAAGCCTGTAATGGGAAAGAGTTAGCAAAATACTGGCTTCACAATGGAATGGTTAATGTGGGGGGTGAAAAAATGAGTAAATCACTAGGAAATTTTACAACCATTAGGTCTTTATTAGAGGAAGATATTTCACCTATGACTTTGAGATTTTTTGTGTTACAAACTAATTACCGAAAGCCCCTAGATTTTACTGAAGAAGCGCTAAAAGCTGCTTCAAAAGGCTGGGAAAGATTAAATAATTGCCTGTCTTTTGGTTATATCTATAAAATTAAAGATCAATCTAAAAACGAAATCTTCCTAGATAAACCGATAAAAAAATCTGCCAACACTAAACTTGATAAAAACTCATTCAAATTATTATCAGACTTTGAAAAATATATGGATGACGACCTAAATACATCAGGAGCTTTATCTATTCTTTTTGAACTATCTCAACCAATTAGAAAGATCATTAACTTCTTAAAAGAAAAAGATATTAATGAAGTTGATCAAGATGAATTAAATCAAGTTTTTAATAAATGGGAACTACTCTCTGAGTTAGCAGGAGTTCTGGGTTTAAAAGTAAATTTAAATCAAGAAAAACCAAAAAATAATCCTGAACTGGACACTAATAAAATTGAAGAACTTATAAAGAATAGATCCTTAGCAAAAGCTAATAAAGACTTTTTACTCGCTGATAAGATAAGAGCTGATTTGAAAAATATTGGAATTGATTTAATTGATAAACCTAAAGGGGTTACTGAATGGAAACAACTTTCAGATTAA
- a CDS encoding 1-deoxy-D-xylulose-5-phosphate reductoisomerase: MKAISVLGSTGSIGTQTLQIAEEFPEQFKIVALTAGKNLDLVIKQIETHQPEVVSLADESLLSELSSRINSLTENKKIVKKPLLMAGAEGLNTAAAWGSADLVVTGIVGCAGLLPTLAAIEAGKDLALANKETLIAAGPVVIPALKKSGSRLLPADSEHSAIFQCLQGTPWADNARLSTGMPTPGFKSIQLTASGGAFRDWKAEDLVKATVEDATSHPNWSMGKKITVDSATLMNKGLEVIEAHYLFGLSYDQIEIIIHPQSIIHSMVELDDSSVLAQLGWPDMKLPILYCLSWPSRLKTPWPRLKLTQIGNLTFKEPDTKKYPCMELAYSAGKSGGTMPAVLNAANEKAVELFLEERFKFIDIPKVIEAICEKHKCDLNLNPSLSEILEIDNWAREEVLDYSEKNITKMQF, translated from the coding sequence GTGAAAGCCATAAGCGTTTTAGGCTCAACAGGATCTATTGGAACTCAAACCCTTCAAATTGCAGAAGAGTTTCCTGAGCAATTCAAAATTGTTGCTCTAACAGCAGGAAAGAATCTTGATTTAGTAATCAAACAAATTGAAACTCATCAACCTGAAGTTGTTTCACTAGCAGATGAATCGCTTTTATCAGAACTTTCTTCTCGAATTAATAGTCTCACTGAAAATAAAAAAATAGTCAAAAAGCCCTTATTGATGGCGGGAGCCGAAGGACTTAATACTGCAGCAGCTTGGGGAAGTGCAGATCTTGTTGTAACTGGAATAGTTGGCTGTGCAGGCCTCCTACCAACACTTGCAGCTATTGAAGCAGGGAAGGACCTAGCTCTAGCAAATAAAGAAACTTTGATTGCAGCAGGACCAGTTGTAATTCCGGCTTTAAAAAAAAGCGGCAGTAGACTCTTACCTGCAGATTCAGAACACTCAGCGATATTTCAATGTCTCCAAGGAACGCCATGGGCTGACAATGCAAGACTCTCAACTGGAATGCCTACTCCAGGATTTAAATCAATACAATTAACTGCATCAGGGGGAGCCTTTAGAGATTGGAAAGCAGAAGATTTAGTCAAAGCAACTGTCGAGGATGCGACTAGCCATCCTAATTGGAGCATGGGAAAGAAAATAACTGTAGATTCTGCAACCCTCATGAATAAGGGACTCGAAGTCATTGAAGCGCATTATCTTTTTGGTCTTTCATATGACCAAATCGAAATCATTATCCATCCACAAAGCATCATTCACTCGATGGTTGAATTGGATGATTCATCAGTTTTAGCTCAATTGGGATGGCCAGATATGAAGCTCCCTATTTTGTATTGCTTAAGTTGGCCTAGTCGACTTAAAACCCCATGGCCAAGATTAAAGCTTACTCAAATAGGCAATTTAACTTTTAAAGAACCAGATACTAAAAAATATCCATGTATGGAACTTGCTTACAGCGCAGGAAAATCAGGGGGGACAATGCCAGCAGTGCTTAATGCAGCTAATGAAAAAGCAGTAGAACTTTTTCTAGAAGAAAGGTTTAAATTTATCGATATTCCAAAAGTAATTGAGGCGATTTGCGAGAAACATAAATGCGACCTAAATCTAAATCCAAGCCTCAGTGAAATTCTTGAAATTGACAACTGGGCAAGAGAAGAAGTCTTAGATTATTCAGAAAAAAATATTACAAAAATGCAGTTTTAG
- a CDS encoding sodium-dependent transporter, translating to MQEREQWRSGLGFALAAAGSAVGLGNLWGFAYRSSQGGGLAFLILYVLVVLVVCLPVLVAEMVLGRSTASSPFLAPIKAAGENWKPLGWLFAIASCGILSYYAVIMGWTIDTFFHSLFIGLPSDMTEAGEFFGKISSGNSVFVGQIISLLLTAFVVVAGVRGGIEKLTKWAMPFLFGLLLLLAIWAATLSGAWEGYTSFLLKWDSSQLFDKNTISNAFKQAFFSLSLGIGIMVAYSSYLNRKNHLPKEALRVATLDTAVGLLAGLITFPVVMSFGLKDVISESTVGTLFIALPTGFANLGLLGRLIAAVFFGLAFIAAITSSISLMEVPVSSLMDRLNWSRKKAVWTSTLVIFLIGIPSAISTDFLGKSDAICNTLLILGGLLISILLGWIVPNRYDEDLANSNANLRVRRYLKFMLRWVSPPVIAIGLYLTVLSTIETFA from the coding sequence ATGCAAGAAAGGGAACAATGGAGATCAGGACTGGGGTTTGCACTTGCAGCGGCTGGTAGTGCAGTAGGTCTTGGAAACCTTTGGGGCTTTGCTTATAGGTCCTCTCAAGGAGGGGGACTAGCGTTTCTTATCCTTTATGTATTGGTTGTTTTAGTTGTTTGCCTCCCCGTTTTGGTGGCAGAGATGGTCTTGGGCAGGAGTACTGCTAGTAGTCCTTTCCTTGCGCCAATTAAAGCTGCTGGTGAAAATTGGAAGCCTTTAGGGTGGCTTTTTGCAATAGCTTCTTGTGGAATTCTTTCTTATTACGCAGTGATAATGGGATGGACAATTGATACTTTCTTCCATTCTTTATTTATTGGCCTACCCTCAGATATGACTGAGGCGGGAGAATTTTTTGGTAAAATTAGCAGTGGTAATAGTGTATTTGTAGGTCAAATAATCAGCTTATTGTTAACTGCTTTTGTTGTGGTTGCAGGCGTTCGTGGAGGTATTGAAAAACTAACAAAATGGGCAATGCCATTTTTATTTGGACTCCTTTTGTTATTGGCTATATGGGCTGCAACTTTATCTGGTGCATGGGAAGGGTATACATCATTTTTACTTAAATGGGATTCCTCTCAACTTTTTGATAAAAACACAATAAGTAATGCGTTTAAACAAGCTTTCTTTTCTTTAAGTTTGGGTATTGGAATTATGGTTGCCTATTCTTCATATCTAAACCGTAAAAATCATCTTCCTAAAGAAGCTTTGAGAGTTGCAACTTTGGATACTGCTGTGGGTTTACTTGCAGGCCTGATTACATTCCCTGTCGTTATGAGTTTTGGTTTGAAAGATGTTATCAGTGAATCAACTGTTGGGACTTTATTTATCGCTCTTCCAACTGGATTTGCAAATCTTGGATTGCTTGGGAGATTGATTGCTGCAGTTTTCTTCGGATTGGCCTTTATAGCTGCTATTACTTCTTCGATTTCATTAATGGAAGTACCAGTATCTTCTTTAATGGACAGGTTGAATTGGAGTAGGAAGAAGGCCGTTTGGACTTCAACATTAGTGATCTTTTTGATTGGAATACCGTCTGCTATTTCTACAGACTTTTTAGGCAAGTCCGATGCCATCTGTAATACACTCTTGATATTAGGTGGCCTTCTAATTTCAATTCTTTTGGGTTGGATTGTTCCAAATCGTTATGATGAGGATCTTGCAAATTCTAATGCTAATTTAAGAGTTAGAAGGTATCTAAAGTTTATGCTGCGCTGGGTGTCTCCACCGGTTATTGCTATTGGACTTTATTTGACAGTCTTATCTACAATAGAAACATTTGCTTAA
- the polA gene encoding DNA polymerase I: MTEIKKPTLLLVDGHSLAFRSFYAFSKGGEGGLTTKDGFPTSVTYGFLKSLLDNCKSIEPKGVTIAFDTAEPTFRHKEDPNYKANRDVAPDIFFQDLDQLEEILKESLNLSICKAPGYEADDVLGTLANDAAEKGWSVRILSGDRDLFQLVDDERDIAVLYMGGGPYAKSGSPKLINEKGVREKLGVNPNKVIDLKALTGDSSDNIPGVKGVGPKTAINLLNENLDLDGVYKSLQELEKEGEKAKRGAIKGAVRLKLKADKDNAYLSKKLAEILIKIPIDPKVNYNLEGINESKLAENLERLELHSLSKQVSTFKAIFSKDGLSKKDLNPSSKEINIANDKTKNSELSTLNETKEIPKIEPKIIDNLEELNNFVAQIMKHTDSTKPIAIDTETTSLNPFKAELVGLGFCFGESLKDIVYIPIGHQNKEGDLIKINQINQLKIEEVIFALQDWFSSNENHKTLQNAKYDRLILLRHGIILNGVVIDTLLADYIFDATLKHSLDEIAYREFGFKPKSFSDVVKKGEDFSYVDIKSASMYCGMDVYLTRKLAIIYINRLKETSTKLINLLKEVEQPLEQVLAEIESTGIIIDTPYLKDLSLELTKKLNTIEKEVYNIAGSEFNLSSPKQLGELLFEKLDLDRKKSRKTKTGWSTDVAVLEKLESDHPIVKMIIEHRTISKLLNTYVDALPKLIEKETGRVHTDFNQAVTATGRLSSSNPNLQNIPVRTEFSRRIRKAFLPQKDWKLLSADYSQIELRILTHLSGEEVLKNAYLKNEDVHSLTAKLLFEKDAIDADERRIGKTINFGVIYGMGAQRFARSTGVSLIEAKYFLSKFKERYPAVFNFLEYQERLALSQGFVETLLGRRRYFHFNKNGLGRLLGTPPNEIDLTTARRAGMEAQQLRAAANAPIQGSSADIIKLAMIQLHSALRETGLAAKILLQVHDELVLEVNPKDLEETKLLVKNTMENAVKLSVPLIVETGVGVNWMEAK, translated from the coding sequence ATGACAGAAATAAAAAAGCCAACTTTATTATTGGTTGATGGCCATTCATTAGCTTTTAGAAGTTTTTATGCTTTTAGTAAAGGTGGAGAAGGAGGTCTTACCACCAAAGATGGATTTCCCACGAGTGTTACCTATGGTTTTCTAAAAAGCCTTTTAGATAATTGCAAATCTATCGAACCCAAAGGGGTCACAATTGCTTTTGACACTGCTGAGCCAACATTTCGCCACAAGGAAGATCCAAACTACAAAGCCAATCGAGATGTAGCACCAGATATATTTTTTCAAGATTTAGATCAACTTGAAGAGATTCTCAAAGAAAGTTTGAATCTTTCAATCTGCAAAGCCCCGGGATATGAGGCAGATGATGTCTTGGGAACACTCGCAAATGATGCAGCTGAAAAAGGATGGAGTGTCAGAATCCTTTCTGGAGATAGAGACCTATTCCAATTAGTGGATGATGAAAGAGACATAGCTGTCTTGTACATGGGTGGAGGTCCTTATGCAAAAAGTGGAAGTCCTAAACTGATTAATGAAAAAGGCGTAAGGGAGAAACTCGGAGTCAATCCAAACAAAGTTATTGATCTGAAAGCCTTAACTGGTGATAGCTCAGACAATATTCCAGGTGTTAAAGGAGTTGGTCCTAAAACAGCAATAAATCTTTTAAACGAGAACCTTGATCTTGATGGAGTCTATAAATCACTTCAAGAGTTAGAAAAAGAAGGCGAGAAAGCAAAACGAGGAGCGATAAAAGGAGCAGTTAGATTAAAATTAAAAGCAGATAAAGACAATGCCTATCTCTCAAAAAAACTTGCAGAGATATTAATTAAAATTCCCATTGATCCAAAAGTAAACTATAACTTAGAAGGAATTAACGAATCAAAGCTAGCTGAAAACCTTGAGAGGCTTGAGTTACATAGTTTATCAAAACAAGTTTCAACTTTTAAAGCTATATTTTCTAAAGATGGATTATCAAAAAAAGATTTAAATCCCTCATCAAAAGAAATTAATATCGCTAACGATAAGACTAAAAATAGTGAATTGAGTACTCTTAATGAAACGAAAGAGATCCCCAAGATAGAACCCAAGATAATAGACAATCTGGAAGAACTTAATAACTTTGTTGCACAAATAATGAAACATACTGATTCGACAAAACCAATAGCCATTGATACAGAAACAACGAGCTTGAATCCATTTAAAGCTGAACTTGTTGGATTAGGATTTTGTTTTGGCGAATCGTTAAAAGATATAGTTTATATACCAATAGGACATCAAAATAAAGAGGGCGATTTAATAAAAATTAATCAAATAAATCAATTAAAGATTGAAGAAGTTATCTTTGCACTTCAGGATTGGTTCTCTAGCAATGAAAATCATAAAACCCTACAGAATGCAAAATACGACCGACTGATTTTATTAAGACACGGAATTATACTAAACGGAGTTGTAATTGATACTTTACTTGCAGATTATATATTTGATGCAACCCTTAAACATAGTTTAGATGAAATTGCTTATAGAGAATTTGGATTTAAACCCAAAAGTTTTTCTGATGTTGTCAAAAAAGGAGAAGACTTCTCTTATGTGGACATTAAGTCTGCGAGTATGTACTGCGGGATGGACGTTTATTTAACAAGAAAATTAGCAATTATTTATATTAATAGATTAAAAGAAACAAGTACAAAATTAATAAACTTACTCAAAGAAGTTGAACAACCACTCGAGCAAGTATTAGCAGAAATTGAATCGACCGGTATCATTATTGATACTCCTTATCTAAAAGATTTATCTTTAGAGTTAACAAAAAAATTAAATACTATCGAGAAAGAAGTTTATAATATTGCAGGAAGTGAGTTCAACCTTTCATCACCTAAACAGTTAGGTGAATTACTTTTTGAGAAACTTGATTTAGATAGGAAAAAATCAAGAAAAACAAAAACAGGATGGAGTACAGATGTAGCTGTATTGGAAAAGCTGGAATCAGACCATCCCATAGTAAAAATGATCATTGAACATCGCACTATAAGCAAGTTGCTTAATACTTATGTAGATGCTTTGCCTAAGCTTATTGAAAAAGAAACAGGAAGAGTACATACAGATTTCAATCAAGCCGTAACCGCTACTGGAAGACTAAGTAGCAGCAATCCAAATCTGCAAAATATCCCTGTCAGAACTGAATTTAGTAGACGAATAAGAAAAGCCTTTCTTCCGCAAAAAGATTGGAAACTTCTAAGTGCAGACTATTCACAAATTGAACTTCGTATACTCACACATCTTTCAGGTGAAGAAGTACTAAAAAATGCTTATTTAAAAAATGAAGATGTCCACTCTTTAACAGCAAAACTTTTGTTTGAAAAAGATGCTATTGACGCCGATGAAAGAAGAATAGGAAAAACAATAAATTTTGGGGTTATTTATGGTATGGGGGCTCAAAGGTTTGCAAGATCAACGGGCGTTTCATTAATAGAAGCAAAATATTTTTTAAGTAAATTCAAAGAACGTTATCCAGCCGTTTTTAATTTTTTAGAATATCAAGAAAGACTTGCCTTAAGCCAAGGGTTTGTTGAAACATTGCTAGGGAGAAGACGATATTTTCATTTCAATAAAAATGGGCTTGGAAGACTTCTGGGAACTCCACCAAATGAAATTGATTTAACTACTGCCAGAAGAGCAGGGATGGAAGCACAACAATTAAGAGCCGCAGCAAACGCACCTATTCAAGGCTCAAGTGCAGACATAATTAAGCTAGCAATGATTCAGTTGCATTCAGCTTTAAGAGAGACTGGATTGGCAGCGAAAATTCTACTTCAAGTGCATGATGAACTCGTGCTAGAAGTTAATCCCAAAGATTTGGAGGAAACAAAACTTCTTGTCAAAAACACTATGGAAAATGCTGTAAAACTTAGTGTCCCTCTTATCGTTGAAACTGGCGTTGGAGTAAATTGGATGGAAGCAAAATAG